Proteins encoded in a region of the Schistocerca serialis cubense isolate TAMUIC-IGC-003099 chromosome 6, iqSchSeri2.2, whole genome shotgun sequence genome:
- the LOC126484183 gene encoding uncharacterized protein LOC126484183, with protein MSVKEALCIVSKVFEGNKKDLREFIENVDAAFELVKPEEHETLLKFVKAKITGEARSRLQVRERTGTWQEVKHVLEENYASKRTIDYYACKIFQARQGQGEPIAMWASRIDEMQGDFREAVNRVTARENLKGAIELVDSLGRACFIQGLSNDRIQTIVRSRGDEITLAAAVELALQEESAILSMRERGLAPRITYTRNKEAVKNTRESKELRCFNCGLRGHIASKCRKSRPEHRVRAMTGKEFTNFCYGCDRPGHTDMECWVRLRKVHPIDVREFRGNDRETDGGLREWRCPQCNLPGNCGVPCTRVKDVVCFKCKRQGHYAKDCHEGPWHAWRNGRVPVSSKTGKVVQGN; from the coding sequence ATGTCAGTGAAAGAGGCCCTATGTATTGTGTCGAAAGTGTTCGAAGGGAACAAGAAGGATTTAAGAGAATTTATCGAAAATGTAGATGCAGCTTTTGAATTAGTAAAGCCTGAGGAACACGAAACGTTATTGAAGTTCGTGAAAGCAAAGATAACCGGTGAGGCCAGGTCGAGATTGCAGGTGCGTGAACGCACAGGTACGTGGCAAGAGGTGAAACACGTTTTAGAAGAAAATTATGCCAGTAAGCGTACTATAGACTACTACGCATGTAAAATTTTCCAAGCCAGACAGGGACAAGGGGAACCGATAGCAATGTGGGCAAGCAGAATTGATGAAATGCAGGGAGACTTTCGCGAAGCGGTAAACAGAGTtacggccagagaaaacttgaaaggTGCAATAGAACTAGTTGACTCCTTAGGAAGAGCGTGTTTTATACAGGGTTTAAGTAATGACAGAATACAAACAATAGTGAGAAGTAGAGGCGATGAAATCACGTTGGCAGCAGCAGTGGAGTTGGCACTGCAGGAGGAGAGTGCGATATTGTCCATGAGAGAGCGGGGACTAGCCCCGAGGATAACGTATACTCGAAATAAGGAAGCTGTAAAAAACACGAGAGAAAGTAAAGAGTTGAGATGTTTCAATTGTGGGCTGAGAGGTCACATAGCGAGCAAGTGTAGGAAAAGCAGGCCAGAGCATAGAGTACGAGCCATGACAGGTAAAGAATTTACAAACTTTTGCTATGGGTGTGACAGGCCGGGACACACAGACATGGAATGCTGGGTGCGGTTAAGGAAAGTTCACCCGATAGATGTAAGGGAATTCAGAGGGAATGATAGAGAAACCGATGGAGGGTTACGAGAGTGGAGATGTCCACAGTGTAATTTACCAGGGAACTGCGGAGTTCCGTGCACAAGAGTAAAAGATGTTGTATGCTTTAAGTGTAAGCGGCAGGGCCACTACGCGAAAGACTGCCACGAAGGGCCCTGGCACGCCTGGAGAAATGGCAGGGTGCCAGTATCGAGCAAAACAGGAAAGGTAGTACAGGGAAACTAA